In Tsuneonella dongtanensis, a single window of DNA contains:
- a CDS encoding arginine N-succinyltransferase produces MSFRLRAAHPRDLEPLYEMAKLTGGGFTNLPADRASLAAKLERAESAFARTEDTLADEQFVLVLENAETGEVRGTCQLMTQVGQRWPFYSYRKNTLTQHSQELERTVRADLLSLVTDLEGSSEVGGLFLHPNERAGGLGLLLARSRYLFIAMHRARFADRILAELRGIIDERGGSPFWDGVAGRFFGMSFQDADYFNAINGNQFIADLMPKHPVYIAMLDDDARDVIGMPHPTGRAAMRMLEHEGFRHDGYVDIFDGGPTMTARTDDVKSIREAHAGKIARADLDGGERAILACGRLGDFRACYGMRAIDDGSVAIDAKSAGLLGLGEGDTVWSVPR; encoded by the coding sequence TTGAGCTTCCGCCTGCGCGCCGCACACCCGAGGGATCTCGAACCGCTCTACGAGATGGCCAAGCTCACCGGCGGCGGATTCACCAACCTGCCCGCCGACCGCGCCTCGCTCGCGGCCAAGCTGGAGCGGGCGGAAAGCGCCTTCGCGCGCACCGAAGATACGCTGGCCGACGAACAATTCGTGCTGGTGCTCGAAAATGCCGAAACGGGAGAAGTGCGCGGCACCTGCCAGTTGATGACGCAGGTCGGACAGCGCTGGCCGTTTTATTCCTATCGCAAGAATACGCTGACCCAGCATTCGCAGGAACTTGAGCGCACGGTGCGCGCCGACCTGCTCAGCCTCGTCACCGATCTCGAAGGGTCGAGCGAGGTCGGCGGCCTTTTCCTGCACCCGAACGAGCGCGCGGGCGGGCTCGGCCTGCTGCTCGCGCGCAGCCGCTACCTGTTCATCGCGATGCACCGGGCCCGCTTCGCAGACCGGATCCTCGCAGAACTTCGCGGAATCATCGACGAGCGCGGCGGCTCGCCCTTCTGGGACGGGGTCGCGGGCCGTTTCTTCGGGATGAGCTTCCAGGATGCGGACTATTTCAACGCGATCAACGGCAACCAGTTCATCGCCGATCTCATGCCGAAGCATCCGGTCTACATCGCCATGCTCGACGACGACGCGCGCGACGTGATCGGGATGCCCCACCCCACGGGGCGCGCGGCCATGCGCATGCTCGAGCACGAAGGGTTCCGCCACGACGGCTATGTCGACATCTTCGACGGCGGCCCGACGATGACCGCTCGTACCGATGACGTGAAGTCCATCCGCGAGGCGCACGCCGGGAAAATAGCCCGCGCGGACCTCGACGGCGGTGAGCGCGCGATCCTCGCCTGCGGCCGTCTCGGCGACTTTCGCGCCTGCTATGGCATGCGCGCGATCGATGACGGCTCGGTGGCAATCGATGCCAAGAGTGCTGGCCTTCTCGGCTTGGGCGAAGGCGACACCGTGTGGAGCGTGCCGCGATGA
- a CDS encoding hydrolase — translation MKLAADQFTAAIDGHAMLEHVLAWSAINTGTANLEGLARQAALLADAFSALPGSIELAEPTPVTVVSPDGSEVEKAHGKHLVLRVRPDAQRRVLLTGHMDTVFPVDHPFQDLRWIDDETLNGPGTADMKGGIAVILHALLSLEGTRAGQALGYDVMINSDEETGSLSSAGLIAELARGKFAALTYEPSALPDGTLAHARGGSGNYSIVVTGRSAHAGRNPHEGRNAIVAAADLAVRLKAMGHSDLSINPAKIDGGSANNVVPDHAVLRFNIRPKSTEAADEFTSNLKTLLMEIEKAHEVSLRLHGGITRPPKPVDARAQRLFDLVRECGAELGQSIAWQPSGGVCDGNNIAACGVPVVDTMGVRGGAIHSPDEFMIVPSLAERAALSALVLARIASGEHI, via the coding sequence ATGAAACTTGCCGCTGACCAGTTCACCGCCGCGATCGACGGCCATGCGATGCTGGAGCACGTGCTCGCGTGGAGCGCGATCAACACCGGCACCGCCAATCTGGAAGGTCTCGCCAGGCAGGCGGCTCTCCTCGCCGACGCTTTTTCCGCCCTTCCCGGTTCGATCGAGCTGGCCGAGCCCACCCCGGTCACCGTCGTGTCCCCCGACGGGAGCGAGGTCGAGAAAGCGCATGGCAAGCACCTCGTGCTGCGGGTGCGGCCAGATGCGCAGCGGCGCGTGCTCCTCACCGGCCACATGGATACGGTGTTTCCTGTCGACCACCCGTTCCAGGACCTGCGCTGGATCGACGACGAGACGCTGAACGGGCCTGGTACCGCCGACATGAAGGGCGGCATCGCGGTGATCCTCCATGCGCTGCTGTCGCTGGAAGGCACGCGCGCAGGGCAGGCGCTTGGCTATGACGTGATGATCAATTCCGATGAGGAAACCGGATCGCTCTCTTCCGCCGGCCTCATCGCGGAACTGGCGCGGGGCAAGTTTGCGGCGCTGACCTATGAACCCAGCGCGCTGCCCGACGGCACCCTGGCACATGCGCGGGGGGGATCGGGCAACTACTCGATCGTGGTGACCGGCCGCTCGGCCCATGCCGGGCGCAACCCGCACGAAGGACGCAATGCCATCGTCGCCGCCGCCGACCTTGCTGTCAGGCTCAAGGCGATGGGCCACTCCGATCTCTCGATCAATCCGGCGAAGATCGACGGCGGTTCGGCAAACAACGTCGTGCCCGACCACGCCGTGCTCCGGTTCAACATCCGGCCGAAATCAACCGAGGCGGCCGATGAATTCACGTCCAATCTCAAAACCTTGTTGATGGAAATCGAGAAGGCACATGAAGTGTCGCTGCGGCTCCACGGGGGCATTACCCGCCCGCCGAAGCCGGTTGACGCCCGCGCGCAGCGACTGTTCGATCTCGTACGCGAGTGCGGTGCCGAACTCGGCCAGTCGATCGCGTGGCAACCGTCCGGAGGCGTTTGCGACGGGAACAACATCGCAGCCTGCGGCGTGCCTGTCGTCGACACGATGGGAGTGCGCGGCGGCGCGATCCATTCGCCCGACGAGTTCATGATCGTGCCCAGTCTTGCGGAGCGAGCGGCGCTTTCCGCGCTCGTCCTCGCCCGCATCGCCTCCGGAGAACACATTTGA
- a CDS encoding malate synthase G, which translates to MSNTVTKAGLQVDGALARFIEGEVLAPLGKDGDAFWKGFASILADFAPRNRALLEKREDLQAKIDDWHVARRGQPHEAGSYRAFLQEIGYLVPEPGDFIIGTQNVDPEIATMAGPQLVVPILNARFLLNAANARWGSFYDAYYGTDALDAPPARPGGYDKARGDAVIAKARSFLDGAVPLASGSWSDLTGPDAIALADPAQFVGDTNRGKMFVNNGLHIEVVFDANSEVGRDDKAGIADVVLESALTTIADLEDSVAAVDAEDKLAAYRNWLGVIRGDLEDTFDKGGRTLTRRLADDVQIGDRALPGRSLLFVRNVGHLMTNPAILLPDGSEVPEGIMDAVITSAIGAHDVRGLGRYRNSRTGSIYIVKPKQHGPEECAFTNDLFDAVEDLLGLDRHTIKVGVMDEERRTSANLAACIHAVRNRIVFINTGFLDRTGDEIHTSMQAGPMIRKAEMKTSSWLTAYEARNVAIGLRHGLSGKAQIGKGMWAAPDMMRDMMEQKIGHLKAGANTAWVPSPTAATLHATHYHTMDVFERQKELGEAPGLDGLLAIPVAHGTNWSEDEVREELDNNAQGLLGYVVRWVDQGVGCSKVPDIHDVGLMEDRATLRISSQHMANWLHHGVCTAEQVMDSLRRMAAKVDAQNAGDPSYTPLVGNEDGPGFRAAVDLVFKGVEQPSGYTEPLLHAWRQVAKA; encoded by the coding sequence GTGAGCAATACCGTGACCAAGGCCGGACTGCAGGTGGACGGCGCACTTGCGCGCTTCATCGAGGGCGAGGTGCTGGCGCCTCTCGGGAAGGATGGCGACGCGTTCTGGAAGGGCTTCGCATCGATCCTTGCCGACTTCGCTCCGCGTAATCGCGCCTTGCTGGAAAAGCGCGAAGACCTGCAGGCGAAGATCGACGATTGGCATGTCGCCCGCCGGGGCCAGCCCCATGAGGCAGGGTCCTATCGTGCCTTCCTGCAGGAGATCGGTTACCTCGTCCCCGAACCGGGTGATTTCATCATCGGGACGCAGAACGTCGATCCGGAGATCGCAACGATGGCGGGGCCGCAACTCGTGGTCCCGATCCTCAACGCACGCTTCCTGCTCAACGCCGCCAACGCGCGCTGGGGAAGCTTCTACGACGCCTATTACGGTACCGACGCGCTTGACGCGCCGCCTGCGCGGCCGGGCGGATACGACAAGGCCCGCGGCGACGCAGTCATCGCGAAGGCGCGCTCGTTCCTGGATGGAGCGGTTCCGCTCGCGTCGGGAAGCTGGAGCGACTTGACCGGGCCAGACGCGATCGCGCTCGCCGATCCGGCGCAGTTCGTCGGCGACACCAACCGCGGAAAGATGTTCGTCAACAACGGGCTCCATATCGAGGTCGTCTTCGATGCGAACAGCGAGGTCGGGCGGGACGACAAGGCCGGAATTGCCGACGTCGTGCTCGAGTCTGCCCTCACCACGATTGCCGATCTCGAGGACTCGGTTGCGGCGGTCGATGCGGAAGACAAGCTGGCTGCCTATCGCAACTGGCTCGGCGTGATCCGCGGCGATCTTGAGGATACCTTCGACAAGGGCGGACGGACCCTGACCCGGCGCCTGGCCGACGATGTGCAGATCGGCGATCGGGCGCTCCCCGGTCGTAGCCTGCTGTTCGTGCGTAACGTCGGTCACCTCATGACCAACCCCGCGATCCTCCTGCCGGACGGATCCGAGGTGCCCGAGGGGATCATGGACGCGGTGATCACCAGCGCGATCGGTGCGCACGACGTGCGGGGCCTTGGCCGGTACAGAAACAGCCGCACGGGTTCGATCTACATCGTCAAGCCGAAGCAGCATGGTCCCGAGGAGTGCGCTTTCACCAACGACCTGTTCGATGCGGTGGAGGACCTGCTCGGGCTTGACCGCCACACGATCAAGGTCGGCGTGATGGACGAGGAACGCCGCACCAGCGCCAACCTCGCCGCGTGCATCCACGCGGTCCGCAACCGGATCGTGTTCATCAACACCGGCTTCCTCGACCGCACGGGCGACGAGATTCATACCTCGATGCAAGCCGGCCCGATGATCCGCAAGGCGGAGATGAAGACGAGCTCCTGGTTGACCGCGTACGAGGCGCGCAACGTCGCCATCGGCCTCAGGCACGGCCTGTCGGGCAAGGCGCAGATCGGCAAGGGCATGTGGGCCGCGCCCGACATGATGCGCGACATGATGGAGCAGAAGATCGGCCACCTCAAAGCTGGGGCCAACACCGCTTGGGTGCCGTCACCGACGGCCGCCACGCTCCATGCGACGCATTACCACACGATGGATGTGTTCGAACGGCAGAAGGAACTCGGAGAGGCGCCGGGCCTCGATGGCCTGCTGGCGATACCCGTGGCGCATGGCACCAATTGGTCGGAGGACGAGGTTCGCGAGGAACTCGACAATAACGCACAGGGGCTGCTCGGCTATGTCGTGCGGTGGGTCGACCAGGGGGTGGGGTGCTCAAAAGTGCCCGACATTCACGATGTCGGCCTGATGGAAGACCGCGCGACTCTGCGCATCAGCAGCCAGCACATGGCTAACTGGCTCCATCACGGCGTCTGCACCGCCGAGCAGGTGATGGACAGCCTGCGACGGATGGCGGCTAAGGTCGATGCGCAGAACGCAGGCGATCCGTCCTATACACCGCTCGTCGGCAACGAGGACGGTCCCGGCTTCAGGGCGGCCGTGGATCTCGTGTTCAAGGGGGTGGAGCAACCCTCGGGCTACACCGAGCCGTTGCTGCATGCCTGGCGGCAGGTTGCGAAAGCCTGA
- a CDS encoding response regulator, which yields MRAIIVEDEFLAAIHAESVLERCGVQVIGTAEDMEGALALSDERPNLALVDLNLRDGFTGPAIGSSLARTGVEIVFVTANPSQLEGCNEFASPVIEKPIDEQLLVDTVERIKRQAKPTSQAY from the coding sequence ATGCGCGCGATTATCGTTGAAGATGAATTCCTTGCAGCCATTCACGCCGAGTCCGTGTTGGAACGGTGCGGCGTGCAGGTCATCGGCACGGCGGAGGACATGGAAGGTGCCCTCGCATTGAGCGACGAGCGGCCCAACCTTGCGCTTGTCGACCTCAATCTTCGCGACGGCTTCACGGGGCCGGCGATCGGTTCGTCGCTCGCGCGGACCGGCGTCGAGATCGTATTCGTGACCGCAAATCCGTCGCAGCTCGAAGGCTGCAACGAATTTGCATCGCCGGTAATCGAGAAGCCGATCGACGAGCAGCTGCTGGTCGACACCGTCGAGCGCATCAAGCGACAGGCCAAGCCAACCTCTCAGGCATATTGA
- a CDS encoding sensor histidine kinase: MNDASHADVTAFLASEAGFRVLTDTMPHMVWSTLPDGYHDYYNAQWYAFTGVPQGSTDGEEWNGMFHPDDQDRAWERWRHSLETGEPYEIEYRLRRHDGEYRWTLGRALPVRENGKIVRWIGTCTDIHDAKSSADQLEVLSRELSHRIKNIFSVIIGLIELTKRTGRDGSTALGELSERILSLSRAHNFARPHSEQSQPKLDNNELHGLLVELLAPYRTDDDRIRIVSDTIPLDDRGATPIALVVHELATNSAKYGALSSEDGSVELRSTLDHGQVSLHWTELGGPPISGPPETDGFGSRLIKMSVERQLAGSLSKDWLPEGLRVVITVPQMNLCRSLD, translated from the coding sequence GTGAACGACGCCTCACACGCCGATGTGACCGCCTTCCTCGCCAGCGAAGCGGGGTTTCGTGTCTTGACCGATACGATGCCGCACATGGTCTGGTCGACGCTGCCCGACGGTTATCACGACTATTACAACGCGCAGTGGTACGCCTTCACCGGTGTCCCGCAAGGTTCGACCGATGGTGAGGAATGGAACGGGATGTTCCATCCGGACGACCAGGATCGCGCGTGGGAGCGCTGGCGCCACTCGCTGGAAACCGGCGAGCCGTACGAGATCGAATACCGCCTCCGGCGCCACGACGGGGAATATCGCTGGACGCTCGGCCGGGCACTGCCGGTTCGGGAAAATGGAAAGATCGTGCGCTGGATCGGCACCTGTACCGATATCCACGACGCAAAATCCTCAGCCGATCAGCTCGAGGTTCTGAGCCGCGAGCTGAGCCACCGTATCAAGAACATATTCTCGGTCATCATCGGCCTGATCGAGCTGACCAAACGAACCGGCCGGGATGGCTCCACTGCCCTCGGTGAATTGAGCGAAAGGATCCTTTCGCTCAGTCGCGCGCACAACTTCGCCCGTCCGCACAGCGAGCAGTCGCAGCCCAAGCTGGACAACAACGAGCTGCACGGCCTGCTCGTCGAACTTCTCGCGCCCTATCGTACCGATGATGACCGGATCAGGATCGTATCGGACACGATCCCGCTCGACGATCGTGGGGCCACGCCGATCGCGCTGGTGGTCCACGAGCTCGCCACGAACTCCGCCAAGTACGGCGCATTGTCCAGCGAAGATGGATCGGTCGAACTTCGCTCGACCCTCGACCATGGCCAGGTGTCGCTGCACTGGACGGAACTGGGTGGTCCGCCCATTTCGGGGCCGCCTGAGACAGACGGCTTCGGCAGTCGCCTGATCAAGATGAGCGTCGAACGACAGCTGGCGGGTTCACTGTCGAAGGACTGGCTCCCCGAGGGTCTCCGTGTCGTGATAACGGTACCTCAGATGAACCTCTGCCGGTCGCTCGACTGA
- the rsmA gene encoding 16S rRNA (adenine(1518)-N(6)/adenine(1519)-N(6))-dimethyltransferase RsmA encodes MASLPPLREVVARHGLSASKALGQNFLFDEQLLDRIAAVPGDLDDAAVLEIGPGPGGLTRALLRAGARVTAIEMDRRCLPALAELSEAYPERLRVIAGDAMKLDHDELMEQHYAVVANLPYNVGTALFTRWLSGESWPPRWTSLTLMFQQEVAQRVVAVPDTSAYGRLAVLAQWRASARLAMKVHRSAFTPPPKVMSAIVHVEPVAMPGGVSARILERITEAAFGQRRKMLRQSLRGVPGALEALETLSIDTQRRAETLSVAEFVSIARILSA; translated from the coding sequence ATGGCTAGCCTTCCTCCGCTGCGCGAGGTCGTCGCACGTCACGGCCTGTCTGCAAGCAAGGCACTCGGCCAGAATTTCCTGTTCGACGAGCAGCTGCTCGACCGGATCGCCGCGGTTCCGGGCGATCTCGACGACGCGGCGGTGCTGGAGATCGGGCCCGGACCCGGTGGCCTCACGCGCGCCCTGCTGCGGGCTGGCGCTCGCGTGACCGCGATCGAGATGGACCGTCGCTGCCTCCCAGCACTCGCCGAACTCTCGGAGGCCTACCCCGAAAGACTTCGGGTGATCGCGGGCGATGCCATGAAGCTCGATCACGACGAGTTGATGGAGCAACACTACGCGGTGGTCGCCAACCTGCCCTACAACGTCGGCACGGCGCTCTTCACCCGTTGGCTCTCTGGAGAATCGTGGCCCCCGCGATGGACCAGCCTCACGCTTATGTTCCAACAGGAGGTTGCCCAGCGTGTCGTCGCCGTACCGGACACCAGCGCCTATGGTCGCCTGGCGGTTCTTGCCCAATGGCGCGCGTCTGCTCGCCTGGCGATGAAGGTTCACCGCAGCGCGTTCACGCCTCCGCCCAAAGTGATGAGCGCGATCGTCCATGTCGAACCGGTCGCGATGCCCGGAGGCGTATCCGCGCGGATCCTCGAGCGGATTACCGAAGCTGCTTTCGGCCAGCGCAGGAAGATGCTCCGCCAGAGCTTGCGGGGCGTACCTGGCGCGCTCGAAGCGCTCGAGACGCTCTCCATCGACACGCAGCGGCGTGCGGAGACGCTGTCAGTGGCAGAATTCGTCTCAATCGCCAGGATATTGAGCGCCTGA
- the pdxA gene encoding 4-hydroxythreonine-4-phosphate dehydrogenase PdxA: MQLRSAPLAVSLGDPAGVGPELIAEAWARRLEHALPPFAAIGGASLLVEAGASRGIELPVEPIASLKDAAEVFGRALPVLGELDGSWRPGFPDSAGATLALASLKRATELTFAGEASGVVTAPIAKALLAEVGFDHPGQTEFVAAACGVAAEDAVMMLAGPQLRTVPLTVHVALAEVPGRITTDLIVRRARVAAAALERDFGIEAPRVAVAALNPHAGEGGKFGDEEARIIAPAIKALRREGIAATGPHPADALFAPHARHGFDVALCMYHDQALIPLKALDFDAGVNVTLGLPIVRTSPDHGTAFDIAGTGRANPGAMIAAIRMAGECAMRRAANG; this comes from the coding sequence ATACAACTGAGGTCCGCCCCGCTCGCCGTATCGCTGGGCGATCCGGCGGGTGTCGGCCCCGAACTCATCGCCGAGGCATGGGCCCGGAGGCTCGAACACGCCTTACCTCCGTTCGCAGCGATCGGCGGGGCCAGCCTGCTTGTCGAGGCCGGGGCCTCTCGCGGTATCGAGCTGCCGGTAGAGCCGATCGCCTCGCTGAAAGATGCTGCCGAAGTGTTCGGACGGGCGCTCCCGGTTCTGGGCGAACTCGACGGATCATGGAGGCCTGGTTTTCCCGACTCCGCGGGCGCCACACTGGCGCTCGCGAGCCTGAAGCGGGCCACCGAGTTGACGTTCGCGGGCGAGGCATCCGGCGTCGTGACGGCTCCCATAGCCAAGGCATTGCTCGCCGAGGTCGGTTTCGACCACCCCGGCCAGACCGAGTTCGTAGCGGCAGCTTGCGGCGTGGCGGCTGAGGACGCGGTGATGATGCTCGCCGGACCGCAATTGCGGACGGTGCCGCTGACAGTCCACGTCGCGTTGGCCGAGGTACCGGGTCGCATAACGACCGATCTCATAGTCCGCCGCGCGCGCGTCGCGGCTGCCGCGCTTGAGCGCGATTTCGGTATCGAGGCCCCTCGGGTCGCGGTCGCCGCGTTGAACCCGCATGCGGGTGAAGGCGGGAAGTTCGGCGACGAGGAGGCGCGGATCATCGCGCCGGCCATCAAGGCGCTGCGCCGTGAAGGCATCGCTGCCACCGGCCCGCACCCCGCTGACGCGCTGTTTGCTCCCCACGCCCGCCATGGTTTCGACGTGGCGCTGTGCATGTACCACGATCAGGCGCTGATCCCGCTGAAGGCGCTCGATTTCGACGCGGGCGTCAACGTGACCCTGGGCCTGCCGATCGTCCGCACCAGTCCGGACCACGGAACGGCTTTCGACATAGCCGGAACCGGGCGCGCAAACCCCGGCGCGATGATCGCCGCGATCCGCATGGCCGGCGAATGCGCGATGCGGCGTGCGGCCAATGGCTAG
- a CDS encoding peptidylprolyl isomerase codes for MQTDQGVIERTIFKLLNGVAALGLAVSPIAASAQEAAATGGLNLPSNVSVIGQNDPNTRRPTAVVNGQIITGTDVDQRLALIIAASRGEISEQERQRLRTQVLRNLIDETLQIQEARAQEIEVQQAEVDQTYARVAAQNFGQNVQAMDEYLARIGSSAGSLKRQILGELSWQRLLRRNVAPFINVSSEEVTEIRERLEASRGTEEYRLGEIWIAATPENREQVLANITQIIEQLRQGGSFQGYARQYSESSTAAAGGDLGFVRLEMLPSELAVAARQMQVGQLLGPIENSGGFSLLALIDKKAILTADPRDAVLSLKQVSYDFQDGITEAEAQAELQKFVSGLGQMRGCGSAEEVAGSIGAKVASSDGIVLRSLPEAIQAMLLDLQVGQTTAPFGGIEEGVSVLMLCGRDDPVDAGAPSFDELMAQLEDERINKRAQRYLRDLRNDAVIEYN; via the coding sequence ATGCAAACGGACCAAGGCGTGATCGAAAGAACCATTTTCAAGCTGCTCAACGGCGTCGCCGCGCTCGGCCTTGCCGTTTCACCGATCGCCGCGTCCGCGCAGGAGGCTGCGGCGACCGGCGGATTGAACCTGCCCAGCAATGTCTCGGTGATCGGCCAGAACGATCCCAACACGCGCCGCCCCACGGCGGTGGTCAACGGCCAGATCATCACCGGTACCGACGTCGACCAGCGGCTTGCGCTGATCATCGCGGCTTCGCGCGGCGAGATATCGGAACAGGAGCGGCAGCGGCTGCGAACGCAGGTTCTGCGCAACCTGATCGACGAGACGCTGCAGATCCAGGAAGCGCGCGCGCAGGAAATCGAAGTCCAGCAGGCGGAAGTGGACCAGACGTATGCGCGCGTCGCGGCGCAGAACTTCGGTCAGAACGTCCAGGCGATGGACGAATATCTCGCCCGGATCGGCTCGTCGGCGGGGTCGCTCAAGCGCCAGATTCTCGGTGAACTGTCATGGCAGCGGCTGCTTCGTCGCAACGTGGCGCCTTTCATCAACGTATCGTCGGAGGAAGTGACCGAAATCCGCGAACGGCTTGAGGCCAGCCGCGGCACGGAGGAGTATCGCCTCGGCGAAATCTGGATCGCCGCCACTCCCGAGAACCGCGAGCAGGTTCTGGCCAACATCACCCAGATCATCGAACAACTGCGTCAGGGCGGCAGCTTCCAGGGTTACGCGCGGCAATATTCCGAATCCTCGACCGCCGCTGCCGGGGGCGACCTCGGTTTCGTCCGGCTCGAGATGCTTCCCAGCGAACTTGCTGTCGCCGCACGGCAGATGCAGGTCGGCCAGTTGCTTGGCCCGATCGAGAATTCGGGAGGATTCTCGCTCCTCGCGCTGATCGACAAGAAGGCGATCCTCACGGCGGACCCGCGCGACGCGGTGCTCAGCCTCAAGCAGGTCTCGTACGATTTTCAGGACGGCATCACCGAAGCGGAGGCACAAGCCGAGTTGCAGAAATTCGTGTCCGGGCTCGGCCAGATGCGCGGGTGCGGCAGTGCCGAGGAAGTTGCCGGCTCGATCGGCGCCAAGGTCGCGAGCAGCGACGGTATCGTGCTGCGGTCTCTGCCCGAGGCTATCCAGGCGATGCTTCTCGATCTCCAGGTCGGTCAGACTACCGCGCCATTTGGCGGCATCGAGGAAGGCGTGAGCGTCCTGATGCTGTGCGGCCGTGACGATCCCGTGGATGCCGGCGCTCCGAGTTTCGACGAGCTCATGGCGCAGCTCGAAGACGAGCGCATCAACAAGCGGGCACAGCGATACCTGCGCGACCTGCGCAACGACGCGGTGATCGAATACAACTGA